The Phycisphaerales bacterium genome includes a region encoding these proteins:
- the ccsA gene encoding cytochrome c biogenesis protein CcsA: MKTKLIALGCVTLLLAAAGLTGCRKPDPIPGTDELRAMDSQIDWSRAGLIAVQDGNRYKTLDSFSREALAIMTGREHFPGVSPVGSMLEWNFNRNAYRDIPLVRVSSESVVYGLLDVVPAKRRTDILKDKRFTLRQVSADAFTQALTRIESDTRKRSAASRARHAQVIAMHMDAFLQIVPQPGGSEKEPWHTPETVLGSLTDAHLGELGLSRAALPVESRFPIDGLSPTQALEITTAWASLRSAWMQRDATRVQQYLERLATQLPALASAQVYPALSQRQAEARYYAQGKFTYAWILYFVGVLFSVVALVTQWRWAWIVTLLFTLLGLGIHTYGMSLRWYILARIPVANIFEAVMAASVIAIVVGLLVEGFHRTRVLLVAAAAVGFMACISGQYILPNSELNTIPAILDDIQLRIHTVMIITAYALSYIGAVVALVYLGGFYGWKLQNFAALAPAPAATLDQGGALALGSGPSTLRPIMAGGAPGDDTRHSSIPTWLNNIDMAHLIILNMIFVLLFVGGIILGAWWADYSWGRPWGWDPKEVFALNTWIIYAILIHLRFAVQKNKGLWTAWLSIAGCAMVTFNWFYVNFFIVSIHSYA; the protein is encoded by the coding sequence ATGAAGACCAAGCTGATTGCACTGGGTTGTGTGACACTGCTGCTGGCGGCCGCCGGCCTGACGGGCTGCCGCAAGCCCGACCCGATCCCCGGCACGGACGAGCTGCGGGCCATGGACAGCCAGATCGACTGGAGCCGCGCCGGCCTGATCGCCGTGCAGGACGGCAACCGCTACAAGACGCTCGATTCCTTTTCACGCGAGGCGCTGGCCATCATGACCGGGCGGGAGCACTTCCCCGGTGTGTCGCCGGTCGGCTCGATGCTCGAATGGAATTTCAACCGCAACGCCTATCGGGACATCCCGCTGGTGCGCGTTTCGAGCGAGTCGGTCGTCTACGGCCTGCTGGATGTCGTCCCGGCGAAGCGTCGCACCGACATCCTGAAGGACAAGCGCTTCACGCTGCGGCAGGTGTCGGCCGACGCCTTCACGCAGGCGCTGACGCGCATCGAGTCTGACACGCGCAAGCGCTCGGCCGCGAGCCGGGCGCGCCACGCGCAGGTCATCGCCATGCACATGGACGCGTTCCTCCAGATCGTGCCCCAGCCGGGTGGTTCCGAGAAGGAGCCCTGGCACACACCCGAGACCGTGCTGGGCTCGCTGACCGATGCACACCTCGGGGAACTGGGGCTCTCGCGGGCGGCGCTGCCGGTCGAGTCACGTTTCCCGATCGACGGACTGTCGCCGACCCAGGCGCTCGAGATCACCACCGCGTGGGCTTCGCTGCGCAGCGCCTGGATGCAGCGCGACGCCACCCGCGTGCAGCAGTACCTGGAGCGACTCGCGACGCAGTTACCGGCGCTCGCTTCCGCCCAGGTCTACCCCGCACTGAGCCAGCGGCAGGCCGAAGCCCGCTATTACGCCCAGGGTAAGTTCACCTACGCCTGGATCCTGTACTTCGTCGGCGTCCTTTTCAGCGTGGTCGCACTGGTCACGCAATGGCGCTGGGCTTGGATCGTCACGCTGCTGTTCACCCTCTTGGGCCTCGGGATTCATACTTATGGCATGAGTCTCCGCTGGTACATCCTTGCCCGCATTCCCGTCGCGAATATCTTCGAAGCGGTCATGGCCGCCAGCGTCATCGCCATCGTGGTCGGTCTGCTGGTCGAGGGCTTCCACCGCACGCGCGTGCTGCTGGTCGCGGCCGCGGCGGTCGGTTTCATGGCCTGCATCTCGGGGCAGTACATTCTGCCCAACAGCGAGCTCAACACGATTCCCGCAATTCTCGACGACATCCAGCTTCGTATCCACACCGTCATGATCATCACGGCATACGCACTGAGCTACATCGGCGCGGTTGTCGCGCTCGTCTATCTCGGCGGCTTCTACGGGTGGAAACTGCAGAACTTCGCGGCTCTTGCGCCCGCCCCCGCCGCCACGCTTGACCAGGGCGGCGCGCTCGCCCTCGGCAGCGGACCGAGCACGTTGCGGCCCATCATGGCCGGCGGCGCCCCGGGGGACGACACGCGCCACAGCAGTATCCCGACCTGGCTGAACAACATCGACATGGCACACCTGATCATCCTGAACATGATCTTCGTGCTGCTGTTCGTCGGGGGGATCATCCTCGGCGCCTGGTGGGCGGACTACTCCTGGGGCCGGCCGTGGGGCTGGGATCCGAAGGAGGTCTTCGCGCTGAACACCTGGATCATCTACGCGATCCTGATCCACCTGCGCTTCGCGGTGCAGAAGAACAAGGGCCTCTGGACCGCCTGGCTCTCCATCGCGGGCTGCGCGATGGTGACGTTCAACTGGTTCTATGTGAACTTCTTCATCGTGAGCATTCACAGCTACGCGTAA